In the genome of Verrucomicrobia bacterium CG1_02_43_26, the window CTTCTTATTTGCTGCCCTTTTTTCATATTCGCTAGCCAACATGACGTTCGAATAATGGATTGAAGTTTCTACTTTAGTTCGACCACCCTCTGGGTTTTCCTGCGATTTCTTTAAAATTTTTTCTCTCAGCGCAACACCTTCGATAATGACTCGACATTTGTCTGATTTGTCTGTGTGAACAAATGAAAGTACCTTACCCTTTTCGCCTTTGCTATTTCCTGCAATAACGACAACGGCATCGCCCACTTTATAATTCTTTTTAAATTTTGTGCTCATATTATTATATAACCTCCGGTGCTAATGAAATAATCTTCATAAAACCCTTGTAG includes:
- a CDS encoding 50S ribosomal protein L24; translation: MSTKFKKNYKVGDAVVVIAGNSKGEKGKVLSFVHTDKSDKCRVIIEGVALREKILKKSQENPEGGRTKVETSIHYSNVMLASEYEKRAANKK